A region of Streptomyces deccanensis DNA encodes the following proteins:
- a CDS encoding SpoIIE family protein phosphatase produces MVRIWVTIGGCPLAPPDRSGAGEDVPGSGAVGPELLETALIEVARESGTSVAAVYLLLPDEPLLQLAVLGGVPWEISMPWARVALKTPSPVSDAVRERRLVWMSGQEELARHYPRMALVVPYRFTLAAAPITTGPDVWGGLVLQWPASHPSRPSPREREAIAGACHRLGLLLRKAADSGHRVRPAAEPVMLPPLRRRLAGPAEAQAAVDFAERLPGGSCSLDVDGRITFLNTEAAELLGADIPELLGAKPWEALRWLADPIAEDSYRAAMLSRETVSFIALRPPDRWLSFRLMPDASGISVRIAPTHSAHAHAPVSPAGSPPPDPPATGRATNLYHLMHLAATLTEAVGVRDVVDQAADQLLPAFGAAALALMTAEDGRLRIIGYRGYTAELMERFDAASLTSDTPAVHTLTTGVPAFFATFAELQRAYPPAVLQDGMGAWAFLPLITSGRPVGSLVLAYAQPHPFPPEERAVLTSTAGLIAQALDRARLYDTKHRIAHDLQAGLLPHTLPRVAGLDVAARYLPATRGMDVGGDFYDLIRLGPTTAAAAIGDVQGHNVNAAALMGQVRTAVHATAGAAPDEVLTRTNRLLTDLDPDLFTSCLYVHLDLAAHTACVAGAGHPPPLLRHPDGRTEPLRLPPGLLLGIDADADYASTEIPLPSGSVLALYTDGLVEAPGTDIEDAVDDLAGALARSDPSGPHAMDAVADSLVQHARRSAPRSDDIALLLLHPSSHT; encoded by the coding sequence ATGGTCCGCATATGGGTGACGATCGGCGGGTGCCCGCTCGCTCCTCCGGACCGGTCCGGGGCGGGTGAGGACGTGCCTGGTAGCGGTGCCGTCGGTCCGGAGCTGCTGGAGACCGCCCTGATCGAGGTCGCCCGGGAGAGCGGCACCTCGGTGGCGGCGGTGTATCTGCTGTTGCCGGACGAGCCGCTGCTGCAGTTGGCGGTGCTGGGCGGGGTCCCCTGGGAGATCTCCATGCCCTGGGCGCGGGTGGCGTTGAAGACGCCCTCCCCGGTCTCCGACGCCGTGCGGGAGCGGCGGCTGGTGTGGATGAGCGGCCAGGAGGAGCTGGCGCGTCACTATCCACGGATGGCGCTGGTCGTGCCGTACCGCTTCACGCTCGCCGCCGCCCCCATCACCACGGGCCCGGACGTCTGGGGCGGTCTGGTGCTGCAGTGGCCGGCCTCCCACCCGTCGCGGCCGAGCCCCCGGGAGCGGGAGGCAATCGCCGGCGCCTGTCACCGGCTGGGCCTGCTCCTGCGGAAGGCGGCGGACAGCGGTCACCGGGTACGGCCCGCCGCCGAGCCGGTGATGCTGCCCCCGCTGCGGCGCAGGCTCGCGGGTCCGGCCGAGGCGCAGGCCGCGGTCGACTTCGCCGAGCGCCTCCCCGGCGGCTCCTGCTCGCTGGACGTGGACGGGCGGATCACCTTCCTCAACACCGAGGCCGCGGAGCTGCTCGGCGCCGACATCCCCGAGCTGCTCGGCGCCAAGCCGTGGGAGGCGCTGCGCTGGCTGGCCGACCCGATCGCCGAGGACAGCTACCGCGCCGCCATGCTCAGCCGCGAGACGGTGTCGTTCATCGCCCTGCGCCCGCCCGACCGGTGGCTGTCCTTCCGCCTCATGCCGGACGCCTCCGGCATCAGCGTGCGGATCGCGCCCACCCACTCGGCGCACGCCCACGCGCCGGTGTCGCCCGCCGGGTCACCTCCGCCCGACCCTCCGGCGACGGGGCGGGCCACGAACCTGTACCACCTGATGCACCTGGCGGCGACGCTCACCGAGGCGGTCGGTGTGCGTGACGTGGTCGACCAGGCCGCCGACCAGCTCCTGCCGGCGTTCGGCGCGGCCGCGCTGGCCCTGATGACGGCGGAGGACGGCCGGCTGCGGATCATCGGCTACCGCGGCTACACCGCCGAGTTGATGGAACGCTTCGACGCCGCCTCGCTCACCTCGGACACCCCCGCCGTGCACACGCTCACCACGGGCGTGCCCGCCTTCTTCGCCACGTTCGCCGAGTTGCAGCGGGCCTATCCGCCGGCCGTCCTCCAGGACGGGATGGGCGCCTGGGCCTTCCTGCCGCTGATCACCTCGGGGCGTCCGGTCGGCTCCCTCGTCCTGGCCTACGCACAGCCCCACCCCTTCCCGCCGGAGGAGCGCGCCGTCCTCACCTCCACCGCAGGGCTGATCGCCCAGGCCCTGGACCGGGCCCGGCTGTACGACACCAAGCACCGGATCGCCCACGACCTCCAGGCCGGGCTGTTGCCGCACACCCTCCCCCGGGTCGCCGGGCTGGACGTGGCCGCGCGCTACCTCCCGGCCACCCGTGGCATGGACGTCGGCGGCGACTTCTACGACCTCATCCGGCTCGGCCCCACCACGGCCGCCGCCGCCATCGGGGACGTGCAGGGGCACAACGTCAACGCCGCGGCGCTGATGGGGCAGGTCCGCACCGCCGTCCACGCGACCGCCGGCGCGGCCCCCGACGAGGTGCTCACCCGGACCAACCGGCTCCTGACCGACCTCGACCCCGACCTGTTCACCAGTTGCCTCTACGTCCACCTCGACCTTGCCGCGCACACCGCCTGCGTCGCCGGTGCCGGGCATCCGCCCCCGCTGCTGCGGCACCCCGACGGCCGCACCGAACCCCTCCGCCTGCCCCCGGGGCTCCTCCTCGGCATCGACGCCGACGCCGACTACGCGTCCACCGAGATCCCGCTGCCGTCCGGCTCCGTGCTGGCCCTCTACACGGACGGGCTCGTCGAGGCCCCCGGCACCGACATCGAGGACGCGGTGGACGACCTGGCCGGGGCCCTCGCGCGCTCGGATCCCTCCGGCCCGCACGCCATGGACGCCGTCGCCGACTCCCTCGTCCAGCACGCCCGTCGCTCCGCGCCGCGCAGCGACGACATCGCGCTGCTCCTTCTCCACCCCAGTTCACATACGTGA
- a CDS encoding PucR family transcriptional regulator, translating to MDISGVAAALHSRLPELGERIAGRIRSDVDAYADESLIPFDSLRRSCTANADLILNHLRAGATADPSPARETGRVRAEQGVPLADTLHAYRVGFELLWTEIVAESRTHPEVSADQLVAKSAEIWALFGLYAEAVAAAYRETAAELTARGQARRSALVEALFTGVIADRTTLWEAARELGLPERGPYAVVAAAAGAPGEEPLAGVESGLRQAQLPSAWRLLPDQQIGLIALPTAAAEDTCLGVLRRTRARVGVSPSFDSLRDTPQALRFARLALAGLRGDGPGVARFDDDPLAMVVAAAPAEAAHLVDVVLRPVVDLPVVERARLLRTLEHWFAAAGSATAAARSLFVHPNTVRYRLRRVEELTARSLSDPQAVAHIATALLAIRTPATGTASGTGTGEQPRTEPS from the coding sequence ATGGACATCTCGGGCGTGGCCGCGGCACTGCATTCCAGGCTGCCGGAACTGGGCGAGCGGATCGCGGGGCGCATCCGGTCGGACGTCGACGCCTACGCCGACGAGTCGCTGATCCCCTTCGACTCGCTGCGCCGCTCGTGCACGGCCAACGCGGACCTGATCCTCAACCACCTCCGCGCGGGTGCCACCGCGGACCCCAGCCCGGCCCGGGAGACGGGGCGCGTCCGTGCCGAGCAGGGCGTGCCGCTGGCGGACACCCTGCACGCGTACCGGGTCGGCTTCGAACTGCTGTGGACGGAGATCGTGGCGGAGTCGCGCACCCATCCGGAGGTCTCCGCCGACCAGTTGGTGGCGAAGTCCGCGGAGATCTGGGCGCTGTTCGGCCTGTACGCGGAGGCCGTCGCGGCGGCCTACCGGGAGACGGCGGCCGAGTTGACCGCGCGGGGGCAGGCCCGGCGGTCGGCTCTGGTGGAGGCGCTGTTCACGGGTGTGATCGCCGACCGGACGACGCTGTGGGAGGCCGCCCGGGAGCTCGGCCTGCCCGAGCGCGGGCCCTACGCGGTCGTCGCGGCGGCGGCCGGCGCGCCCGGCGAGGAGCCGCTGGCGGGGGTCGAGTCGGGGCTGCGTCAGGCGCAACTCCCCTCCGCCTGGCGTTTGTTGCCCGACCAGCAGATCGGTCTGATCGCCCTGCCGACGGCGGCGGCGGAAGACACCTGCCTGGGTGTGCTGCGCCGGACCCGTGCCCGGGTGGGGGTCAGTCCGAGCTTCGACTCCCTGCGCGACACGCCGCAGGCGCTGCGGTTCGCCCGGCTGGCGCTGGCCGGACTGCGGGGCGACGGTCCCGGCGTGGCCCGGTTCGACGACGATCCGCTGGCCATGGTGGTCGCCGCCGCACCGGCCGAGGCGGCGCACCTGGTGGACGTGGTCCTCCGGCCCGTGGTCGACCTCCCGGTCGTGGAGCGTGCGCGGCTGCTGAGGACCCTGGAGCACTGGTTCGCCGCCGCGGGTTCCGCCACCGCCGCGGCCCGCAGCCTGTTCGTCCACCCCAACACCGTCCGTTACCGCCTGCGCCGCGTCGAGGAACTGACGGCCCGCTCCCTCTCCGACCCACAAGCCGTGGCCCACATCGCCACAGCCCTCCTGGCCATCCGCACCCCGGCCACGGGCACCGCCTCCGGCACCGGCACCGGGGAACAGCCACGCACCGAGCCGAGCTGA
- a CDS encoding long-chain-fatty-acid--CoA ligase, with the protein MANLAEYLVETAQRQPGRPALRLGDQVTAYAELDERSARAAALLRAEGVRPGDRVALMLPNVPEFVVLYYGVLRAGGVVVPMNPLLKTRETEYHLTDSGAVRLFEWHQAPGEGAQGAAAAGVRHTAVEPAAFAQALAGHEPLPGVARTADDDVAVLLYTSGTTGRPKGATLTHGGLRHNTEVNTVHVQRMTPEDVVVGCLPLFHIFGQICTMSVAVRAGASLTLIPRFEPQAVLDAIARDGATVFEGVPTMYAALLQHPAGADVSTLRMCVSGGASLPVEILHGFERRFGCAVLEGFGMSETSPVVTFNHPDRPRKAGSIGTPIQDVEVRLLDDKGQDVTPGEVGELAVRGPNVMKGYWNRPEETAAAIPDGWLRSGDLARQDEDGYLYIVDRKKDMIIRGGYNVYPREIEEALHEHPAVALAAVVGVPHAHLGEEIAAAVVLRPGAHATPDELREFVKDRVAAYKYPREVWLMDSLPTGPSGKILKREITAPTG; encoded by the coding sequence ATGGCCAATCTGGCGGAGTACCTGGTGGAGACGGCACAGCGGCAGCCGGGGCGTCCCGCGCTGCGCCTGGGGGACCAGGTGACCGCGTACGCGGAACTTGACGAGCGCAGTGCCCGAGCCGCCGCGCTGCTGAGAGCCGAGGGCGTACGGCCGGGGGACCGGGTCGCCCTGATGCTGCCGAACGTGCCCGAGTTCGTCGTCCTGTACTACGGCGTGCTGCGCGCCGGAGGCGTCGTCGTCCCCATGAACCCGCTGCTGAAGACGCGGGAGACCGAGTACCACCTGACCGATTCCGGGGCGGTGCGGCTGTTCGAATGGCACCAGGCGCCCGGTGAGGGCGCCCAGGGCGCGGCCGCCGCAGGCGTGCGGCACACGGCCGTCGAGCCCGCCGCCTTCGCCCAGGCGCTGGCCGGACACGAGCCGCTGCCCGGCGTGGCGCGGACGGCGGACGACGATGTCGCCGTGCTGCTCTACACCTCCGGCACCACCGGCCGCCCCAAGGGCGCCACGCTCACCCACGGCGGACTGCGGCACAACACCGAGGTCAACACGGTCCACGTCCAGCGGATGACACCCGAGGACGTGGTGGTCGGCTGTCTGCCGCTGTTCCACATCTTCGGCCAGATCTGCACCATGAGCGTGGCCGTGCGCGCCGGTGCCTCGCTCACCCTGATCCCCCGCTTCGAGCCGCAGGCCGTGCTGGACGCCATCGCCCGCGACGGGGCCACGGTCTTCGAGGGTGTACCGACGATGTACGCGGCGCTGCTCCAGCATCCGGCTGGGGCGGACGTGTCGACGCTGCGGATGTGCGTCTCCGGCGGGGCCTCGCTGCCGGTGGAGATCCTGCACGGCTTCGAACGACGGTTCGGCTGCGCGGTGCTGGAGGGCTTCGGCATGTCCGAGACCAGCCCGGTGGTCACGTTCAACCACCCGGACCGCCCCCGCAAGGCCGGCTCCATCGGCACCCCGATCCAGGACGTGGAGGTGCGGCTGCTCGACGACAAGGGCCAGGACGTCACGCCCGGCGAGGTCGGCGAGCTCGCCGTACGGGGGCCGAACGTGATGAAGGGGTACTGGAACCGGCCCGAGGAGACGGCCGCCGCGATCCCGGACGGCTGGCTGCGCAGCGGCGACCTCGCCCGCCAGGACGAGGACGGCTACCTCTACATCGTCGACCGCAAGAAGGACATGATCATCCGCGGCGGCTACAACGTCTACCCGCGCGAGATCGAGGAGGCCCTGCACGAGCACCCCGCCGTCGCTCTGGCCGCGGTGGTGGGGGTCCCGCACGCCCACCTGGGCGAGGAGATCGCGGCGGCGGTCGTCCTGCGCCCCGGCGCCCACGCCACCCCCGACGAGCTGAGGGAGTTCGTCAAGGACCGGGTCGCCGCGTACAAGTACCCGCGCGAGGTCTGGCTCATGGACAGCCTGCCGACCGGCCCCAGCGGAAAGATCCTCAAGCGGGAGATCACCGCACCGACGGGATGA
- a CDS encoding VOC family protein, whose translation MAVVLFAGIPVNDYTAALSWYERLLGSPPTFFPNDTEAVWELAEHRYLYIELRPGRAGHALHTVFVDDLDARIAGITGRGLEPSSRETYANGVRKVTYHDPDGNEIGLGGGPAPQG comes from the coding sequence ATGGCCGTCGTCCTCTTCGCAGGTATCCCGGTGAACGACTACACAGCGGCGCTCTCCTGGTACGAGCGCCTGCTGGGCTCCCCGCCGACGTTCTTCCCGAACGACACGGAGGCCGTGTGGGAGCTGGCGGAGCACCGCTATCTCTATATCGAGCTCCGCCCCGGACGGGCCGGCCACGCGCTGCACACCGTCTTCGTCGACGATCTCGACGCCCGGATCGCCGGGATCACCGGCCGGGGTCTGGAGCCCAGCAGCCGCGAGACCTACGCGAACGGCGTACGCAAGGTCACGTACCACGACCCGGACGGGAACGAGATCGGTCTCGGCGGCGGTCCGGCCCCACAGGGGTGA
- a CDS encoding GDSL-type esterase/lipase family protein — translation MLTFPHRSGRGGLAAVLTAVLLACLLSLAGATRAQAAPGDGSVSDPNIVYVGRWDTSSGTTAVAHWTGAYVQTSFTGTTVQVRARDAVNFYVSVDGGPDVFHAGVRGTVNLTPRPLAPGTHSLRITYRSGDTVFQGLVLDSGARTVAPGASPGLVEFVGDSITAGALTDRLALDSYAWKTGERLGMRHTRIARAGYCLVARSGCTGLSGQFFKVGSTGGTDWDFSRYRATAVVINLGTNDIGHGVTGAEFQAAYTSFLRDVRVRYPDAVLFAVQTLKKRYVTETRAAVAARNGAGDGRVRYVDTTGWLTDGTDYEDGNGHPNEAGHTKFANRLAPVVSGALNGTALASATSATTRAVTSATAKAAAPGQPGDPNIKFVGRWDTTGSATAYTPYWAGAYYRVGFTGRTVQLKQRGTIDFWARIDDGPVRFFDDVKGTVNLTPAALSAGRHTLQVNYQVVAGSYRGDAVFQGLVLDSGATTFAPPAPNRTVEFVGDSITVGTTTSQNARTAYGWLIGERLGTEHTRIAQGGACLVAAADGCVGLERQYGKLNPNAATPDWDFSRYRADAVVINLGTNDVGHGVSSAQFQAAYTSLLRKVRAAHPGAWIFALETFRGRFVPQTEAAVREAIAGGDSRVSFVDTTGWLGAGDLADSVHPNDRGHRAVADRLAPIIAARIGG, via the coding sequence ATGCTGACCTTCCCCCACAGGTCCGGCAGAGGCGGCCTGGCCGCCGTCCTCACAGCGGTGCTCCTCGCCTGTCTGCTGTCGCTGGCCGGCGCCACCCGGGCGCAGGCCGCGCCGGGCGACGGCTCGGTCTCCGACCCGAACATCGTCTACGTCGGCCGCTGGGACACGAGTTCCGGCACGACGGCCGTCGCGCACTGGACCGGTGCGTACGTGCAGACGTCCTTCACCGGCACCACGGTGCAGGTGCGCGCCAGGGACGCGGTCAACTTCTACGTCAGTGTCGACGGCGGCCCGGACGTCTTCCACGCCGGCGTGCGCGGCACGGTGAACCTCACTCCGCGCCCCCTGGCGCCCGGCACGCACTCCCTGCGGATCACCTACCGGTCCGGCGACACGGTGTTCCAGGGCCTGGTCCTGGACTCCGGGGCTCGTACGGTCGCGCCGGGCGCGTCACCGGGGCTGGTCGAGTTCGTCGGGGACTCCATCACCGCCGGGGCCCTCACCGACCGGCTGGCGCTCGACTCGTACGCGTGGAAGACGGGCGAGCGGCTCGGCATGCGGCACACGCGGATCGCGCGCGCCGGGTACTGCCTCGTCGCACGGTCCGGGTGCACGGGGCTGAGCGGACAGTTCTTCAAGGTCGGCAGTACGGGTGGCACGGACTGGGACTTCTCCCGGTACCGGGCGACCGCGGTCGTCATCAACCTCGGCACCAACGACATCGGGCACGGGGTGACCGGTGCCGAGTTCCAGGCGGCGTACACCTCCTTCCTGCGGGACGTCCGGGTCAGGTATCCGGACGCGGTGCTCTTCGCGGTGCAGACCCTGAAGAAGCGGTACGTCACCGAGACCAGGGCCGCGGTCGCCGCGCGCAACGGCGCCGGGGACGGCAGGGTGCGGTACGTCGACACGACGGGCTGGCTCACCGACGGCACCGACTACGAGGACGGAAACGGGCACCCCAACGAGGCGGGACACACCAAGTTCGCGAACCGGCTGGCGCCCGTCGTCAGCGGCGCGCTGAACGGCACGGCGCTCGCGTCCGCCACGTCCGCCACCACCCGGGCCGTCACGTCCGCCACCGCGAAGGCCGCCGCGCCCGGCCAGCCCGGCGACCCGAACATCAAGTTCGTCGGACGCTGGGACACCACCGGTTCCGCCACCGCGTACACCCCCTACTGGGCGGGTGCCTACTACCGCGTCGGCTTCACCGGGCGGACCGTGCAGCTGAAGCAGCGGGGCACGATCGACTTCTGGGCGCGGATCGACGACGGGCCCGTGAGGTTCTTCGACGACGTGAAGGGGACGGTGAACCTGACACCGGCCGCGCTGTCGGCCGGCCGCCACACCCTTCAGGTCAACTACCAGGTGGTGGCGGGCTCCTACCGCGGTGACGCCGTGTTCCAGGGGCTCGTCCTGGACAGCGGCGCCACGACCTTCGCCCCGCCGGCGCCGAACAGGACGGTCGAGTTCGTCGGCGACTCGATCACCGTGGGCACCACGACGTCACAGAACGCCCGTACCGCGTACGGCTGGCTGATCGGGGAACGGCTCGGCACCGAGCACACCCGGATCGCCCAGGGCGGCGCCTGCCTGGTGGCCGCGGCGGACGGGTGTGTGGGGCTGGAGCGGCAGTACGGCAAACTCAACCCCAACGCGGCGACGCCGGACTGGGACTTCTCCCGCTACCGGGCGGACGCCGTCGTCATCAACCTCGGCACCAACGACGTGGGCCACGGGGTGAGTTCGGCGCAGTTCCAGGCCGCCTACACCAGTCTGCTGCGCAAGGTCCGCGCGGCGCACCCCGGCGCCTGGATCTTCGCGTTGGAGACCTTCCGGGGACGGTTCGTGCCGCAGACCGAGGCCGCCGTGCGGGAGGCGATCGCGGGCGGGGACTCCCGGGTGTCCTTCGTCGACACCACGGGCTGGCTGGGCGCCGGCGACCTCGCCGACTCCGTCCACCCCAACGACCGGGGACACCGGGCCGTCGCCGATCGCCTCGCCCCGATCATCGCCGCGCGGATCGGCGGCTGA
- a CDS encoding iron chaperone, translating to MTNTRKTPRSAATAEKKFDGFSAEEREAMREHARDLKTSARRGSRASKADLESDVLAKIAEMEDADRVLAERVHQIVATAAPDLSPKLWYGMPAYARNGKVVCFFQSARKFRTRYATLGFSDQAHLDEGALWPTTYALTELTAETEARIGELVRRAAG from the coding sequence ATGACGAACACACGGAAGACCCCCCGGAGCGCCGCTACGGCGGAGAAGAAGTTCGACGGGTTCTCGGCCGAGGAGCGCGAGGCGATGCGGGAGCACGCGCGGGACCTGAAGACGTCCGCCCGCCGCGGATCGCGAGCCTCCAAGGCGGACTTGGAGAGCGATGTGCTCGCGAAGATCGCCGAGATGGAGGACGCGGACCGCGTTCTCGCCGAGCGGGTGCACCAGATCGTCGCCACCGCCGCACCCGACCTCTCGCCCAAGCTCTGGTACGGCATGCCCGCGTACGCCAGGAACGGCAAGGTCGTCTGCTTCTTCCAGAGTGCGCGGAAGTTCCGGACCCGGTACGCCACCCTCGGCTTCAGCGACCAGGCGCACCTCGACGAAGGTGCCCTGTGGCCGACCACGTACGCCCTGACGGAGCTGACGGCCGAGACGGAGGCACGGATCGGCGAACTCGTCCGGAGGGCGGCGGGCTGA
- a CDS encoding pyridoxamine 5'-phosphate oxidase family protein yields MPGSSATQPANGPADQPTDHSADQFAAPPAGPRPRAVRRRDTEHRLTHDADVWVASASADGVPYLVPLSFDWDGETLLLATPGDSPTGRNLAATGTARLGLGPTRDVTMIEGEVEVLPIDALSAERGDRFAARTGFDPRVSTVSYRWFRVTPTRVQAWREANELTGRQLMREGRWLY; encoded by the coding sequence ATGCCCGGTTCGTCCGCCACCCAGCCGGCCAACGGGCCTGCCGACCAGCCGACCGACCACTCGGCCGACCAGTTCGCCGCCCCGCCCGCCGGCCCCCGCCCTCGCGCGGTGCGGCGCCGCGACACGGAGCACCGGCTCACCCACGACGCCGATGTCTGGGTGGCCAGCGCCTCGGCGGACGGTGTGCCGTACCTGGTACCGCTGTCGTTCGACTGGGACGGCGAGACGTTGCTGCTGGCGACGCCGGGCGACAGTCCGACGGGCAGGAACCTGGCCGCGACCGGCACCGCTCGGCTCGGGCTGGGCCCCACCCGGGACGTGACCATGATCGAGGGCGAGGTGGAGGTGCTCCCGATCGACGCGTTGTCGGCGGAGCGGGGGGACCGGTTCGCCGCGCGCACCGGTTTCGATCCCCGGGTCTCGACCGTCTCGTACCGCTGGTTCCGCGTCACCCCGACCCGGGTGCAGGCCTGGCGCGAGGCGAACGAGTTGACGGGGCGTCAACTGATGCGCGAGGGCCGCTGGCTCTACTGA